Proteins co-encoded in one Balneolaceae bacterium genomic window:
- the dnaG gene encoding DNA primase codes for MITDDKKEEIRAAADIVDVVGDYVKLKKSGSGFVGLCPFHDENTPSFHVTPRLGIYKCFGCGESGDVFNFVMEMEGIGFPESLRTLAERYGIDIPDDHSDEDSEATKKREGVLHALKFAGLFYHRQLLESPEAEKARSYLESRGYPTKIWKNFGLGFSPSGSALLKEAQEEGIKEEYLLEADLIKPSNRDDGYFDSFRDRLMFPIFNPSGKLIAFAGRILNENKKTAKYINSSQTIVYNKSEVVYGVNFAKNEIRKEEEVILVEGYTDVITMHQKGIKNVVASSGTSLTAGQIKILQRYGNRIVMIYDADTAGQTAMERGMNIALEQGMEVNLMELPEGEDPDSFVKQYGKESFLDFKKKNAEDFITFTIHKAENAGRMESPGDRSSVIKQILDSIARIPGELDRQVYVQHLHQKTQMYRKGSDRELFQQLDMILNERKKQRRFKKRREDFSRQRDTESSVPVQDEQSGQSPNQQKEVSNRKRAHYELEIIRLLLQFGENMRRFIGHNIGEDHFEDEQIRGFFSDIIERHVNEEEISVEHYMNRENPYPSLLGDIVVDRHSISEKFAKRTGSEYRKDRNPILSAKSAMKPLRLSYCERRKDEISRIIGQASTEEKEKLVRMLSKLQKEITRIKKTSADDLFDDPEFIKGGKVEAKKSFEYHMKSKIERESKK; via the coding sequence ATGATAACAGACGATAAAAAAGAGGAAATTCGTGCGGCGGCGGACATCGTGGATGTGGTCGGCGATTATGTGAAGCTCAAGAAATCGGGCAGCGGATTTGTAGGGCTTTGTCCGTTTCATGATGAGAATACGCCTTCATTTCATGTAACACCTCGTCTTGGGATCTACAAATGTTTTGGATGCGGTGAAAGTGGTGACGTCTTTAACTTTGTGATGGAGATGGAGGGAATCGGATTTCCGGAATCACTCCGAACACTTGCCGAACGATATGGAATTGATATCCCCGATGACCACTCCGATGAGGATAGCGAAGCGACCAAAAAGCGGGAAGGTGTTCTGCATGCTCTGAAGTTTGCCGGATTGTTTTATCATCGCCAGTTGCTTGAATCTCCTGAGGCAGAAAAAGCGCGATCCTATCTCGAAAGCCGCGGTTATCCCACAAAAATCTGGAAGAATTTTGGGCTGGGATTTTCGCCAAGCGGATCTGCACTGTTGAAAGAGGCTCAAGAAGAGGGGATCAAAGAGGAATATTTGCTGGAAGCCGATCTGATCAAACCCAGCAATCGAGACGACGGTTATTTTGATTCATTTCGTGACCGATTGATGTTTCCGATCTTTAATCCATCGGGCAAACTGATCGCCTTTGCCGGGCGAATTCTGAATGAGAACAAGAAAACAGCGAAGTATATCAACTCCTCGCAGACGATTGTTTACAACAAGAGTGAAGTGGTGTATGGCGTCAATTTTGCGAAGAACGAGATTCGTAAAGAGGAGGAGGTAATCCTGGTTGAGGGGTACACGGATGTGATCACGATGCATCAGAAAGGAATCAAAAATGTGGTGGCATCGAGCGGAACTTCTCTAACGGCCGGGCAGATCAAAATTCTTCAGCGGTACGGAAACCGAATTGTGATGATTTATGATGCGGATACCGCCGGCCAAACTGCGATGGAACGCGGAATGAATATCGCACTGGAGCAGGGGATGGAGGTCAACCTAATGGAACTACCTGAGGGCGAAGATCCCGATTCGTTTGTGAAGCAGTATGGAAAAGAATCTTTCCTGGATTTCAAAAAGAAAAACGCGGAAGATTTCATCACATTCACCATTCACAAAGCGGAAAATGCCGGGCGGATGGAAAGTCCCGGAGATCGCTCTTCCGTCATCAAACAGATATTGGATAGTATAGCCCGAATTCCCGGGGAGCTGGACCGGCAGGTTTACGTTCAGCACCTGCATCAAAAAACACAGATGTATCGAAAAGGATCGGACCGGGAACTGTTCCAGCAGCTTGATATGATTCTCAATGAACGAAAAAAACAGAGACGATTTAAAAAGAGGAGGGAGGACTTTTCCAGGCAAAGAGATACAGAATCTTCCGTGCCGGTGCAGGATGAACAATCGGGTCAATCACCCAATCAACAAAAAGAAGTAAGCAATAGAAAACGTGCCCATTACGAGTTGGAGATCATCCGTCTTTTACTTCAATTCGGGGAGAATATGCGGCGTTTTATCGGGCACAATATTGGGGAAGATCATTTTGAAGATGAGCAAATACGTGGATTCTTTAGTGATATCATAGAGCGGCACGTAAATGAAGAGGAGATTAGTGTTGAGCATTATATGAACCGGGAAAATCCGTACCCGTCTTTGTTGGGAGATATCGTGGTGGACCGGCATTCCATCAGTGAGAAATTTGCAAAACGGACGGGAAGCGAATACCGAAAAGACAGAAACCCGATTCTTTCAGCAAAATCTGCCATGAAACCGTTGCGTTTATCGTACTGTGAAAGAAGGAAAGATGAGATATCCCGTATTATCGGACAGGCTTCAACGGAGGAGAAAGAGAAGTTGGTGAGGATGCTGAGCAAACTTCAAAAAGAGATTACGCGCATCAAAAAAACATCTGCTGACGATCTTTTTGATGATCCCGAATTCATAAAAGGCGGAAAAGTAGAGGCAAAGAAGAGTTTTGAATATCATATGAAAAGCAAGATAGAAAGGGAGTCAAAAAAGTAA
- the sucD gene encoding succinate--CoA ligase subunit alpha → MSVLVGNETRLIVQGFTGSEGTFHAGQMIEYGTNVVGGVTPGKGGQTHLEKPVFNTVSEAVTQEEANTSVIFVPPPFAGDAIIESALAGIKVIICITEGIPVQDMVKAKQVCKNHGATLVGPNCPGVITPGEAKVGIMPGMIFTPGNVGLISRSGTLTYEAVDQLTKAGLGQSTAIGIGGDPVIGTTHTDAVKLFQDDPDTEAIVLIGEIGGSAEEEAAAYIKENVDKPVVAFIAGSTAPPGRRMGHAGAIISGGKGTAADKKQALKDAGVTVSESPAEIGVTLKELLG, encoded by the coding sequence ATGAGTGTATTAGTTGGTAATGAAACCCGCCTGATTGTACAAGGCTTTACCGGCAGCGAGGGAACGTTCCATGCCGGCCAGATGATTGAATACGGAACGAATGTAGTTGGCGGTGTAACGCCCGGAAAAGGCGGACAAACCCATCTCGAGAAACCCGTTTTTAACACCGTTTCCGAAGCTGTAACCCAAGAGGAAGCGAACACGTCTGTTATTTTTGTACCGCCTCCATTTGCGGGCGATGCCATTATCGAATCCGCGCTTGCCGGAATTAAAGTGATTATCTGTATTACGGAGGGAATTCCCGTGCAGGATATGGTGAAAGCGAAACAGGTTTGCAAGAATCACGGGGCCACATTGGTTGGGCCGAACTGCCCCGGCGTGATTACGCCCGGCGAGGCAAAAGTTGGCATTATGCCCGGCATGATTTTTACACCCGGAAATGTTGGGTTGATCTCACGTTCCGGAACGCTTACCTATGAAGCGGTAGACCAGTTGACCAAAGCCGGACTCGGACAAAGTACAGCAATCGGAATTGGCGGTGACCCTGTCATCGGAACCACCCACACCGATGCCGTAAAACTGTTCCAGGACGATCCCGATACCGAAGCGATTGTGCTGATTGGCGAGATTGGCGGATCTGCCGAGGAAGAAGCCGCAGCTTATATTAAAGAGAATGTGGACAAACCGGTTGTAGCCTTTATTGCCGGAAGCACCGCCCCTCCCGGGCGACGAATGGGCCACGCAGGCGCCATCATCTCCGGCGGAAAAGGAACAGCCGCAGATAAGAAACAAGCCCTGAAAGATGCCGGCGTAACCGTCTCCGAAAGCCCCGCCGAAATTGGCGTTACACTGAAAGAGTTATTGGGATAG